The sequence GCGCGGGCAGCGACGCGCCCGGCCGGACGGTGGCGAGCGCGGCCCGGTCGAGGCTCTCGTCGCCGGCGCTGCCGACGAGGCTCGAGCGGACCACGCGGCCCGACGCGTCGATCGTGAACCGCACGGTCGCGACGCCCTCGATCCGTCGGGCCCGGGCGGCATCCGGGTAGCGCATGCGCGCACGCAAGGCCGCCGCGAGCTCGGCCGAGTAGCGCCGGATCGCGGACGGGTCGGCGCGCGCGCCGGCGCCGGACACCGATTGGCGGGAGGGCGCCGCCGCAGCCGCCTGCGCGGCGCGGCGCTCGGGAGCGGCGCGGCGCTGTGGAGCGGCACGGCGCTCCGGCTCTGCGCGTGCGACCTGGGGAAGATCGTTCGGGCGGGCCGGCGGGGTCGGCAGCGCCACCTCCGCCGTGGCGACGGCGGCCGCGGCGACGACCTCGGCGGTCGCGGGCGGGGGCGGGACCGGCGCCGCCTCTTCCGGCTCGGGCTCCAACGCGTCCGCTTCCTCCACGAAGGCCTCGATCGCGACCGTCTCGGCCGCATCGACCGCCTCCGCCTGGCTCGGCCGGGGAGAGACGGCCTCGGCGACCGGGATCGCATCGGGCGAGACGGGATCCGCCACGTCGGCCTCGACGATCGCGGCGGCCTGCGCCGGGACCGCCACCGCTTCCACCACCTCGGTCGTCGACAGGGGCTCGCTCTCCTGCGGCGCCACGAGCTGCGCAGCGCGCGCCGGCTCTGCCGTCGCGACGGCCTCGACGGGCGCTGGGTTCACCGGCTGCGCCTGCTGTCCCGCGTCCACCACCTCGACGGCTTCGGCGACCTGGACCGGCTCGGCCTCGGGCGCGTCCTCCACCGGCTCCGCCTCGGGCGCGTCCTCCACGACTTCCGCTTCCTCCGGCGGCGTGTCGGTGGCGTCGTCCGGCGGAGCGTCGATCGTCGCGGCCTCGTCGATCGCCGCGATCGGGGGAACCTCGCCGCCCGCCGCGTCGCCGGCCGGGACCAGCGCGACCTCGAAGCCACCGAGGTCGGCGCTCTGCGCGCCGGAGCGCGGCGCCTGCCACAGGATCGCGGCGGCGATGCCGGCATGAATCAGCGCGGCCCCGAGGAGCGCGGGAACCCATTGCCGAGGCCCGGTCTCCATCATCGCCCTACGTCCCCGCCGCCGGGCACGGTCAGCAGGCGCAGCCGCTCGACGCCGGCCTCGCGCAGGAGCTCCATCACCGCGACGACGGCCGTCGCCTCGGCGCGCCCGTCGGCCTTGAGCCGGACCTGCGCCTCGGCGTCGCCCGCCAGCCGCTCGGCGACCGCGGCCCGCAGCGCCGCCTCCTCGACGCGCGCGCCGTCGAGCGCGAGCTCGCCGTCGGCGCCGACGAGCACGAGCAGGTCCCCGGTCTCCGCCGGCCCCTCGCTCGCGGATCGCGGAGGCGCGATCTCGAAGGGGTCCGACGTGGCGAGCCGGCCCGCCAGCATGAAGAAGATGAGGAGGAGAAAGACGACGTTGATGAGCGGCAGGACGCGCTCCTCGTCGTTACGGGGACGGGGCGGCTCGAAGAGCATGAGATCAGCGCCTCCGGTCGCGGATCAGCGAGAGGTCGGCGACCCCGATCACGGCGAGGCCGTCGAGGACGCGGACCGCCTCCTGAAGGGAGACGCCCGGGGCGGGCTCGACGACGACGCGCTGCTCCGGCTTCGCCGCGAGGCGCGCGGCGACGCGCTCGCCGAGCGTCTCCAGCGAGACGGTCGCTCCGGCGAGCCGGACGCCGTCCGGGCGGATCTCGACGAGCAGCGCTCCCTCGACCGACGTCCCGGCCGCCGCCCGCGCGGGGGCGTCGAGCTCGATCGACCGCCAGTCGAGGAACGACGAGGTCAGCATGAAGAAGACGAGGAGGATGAACACGACGTCGATGAGCGGCGTCAGGCTGATCAGCGCGCGCCGCCGACCCTGCGGAGCGCCCGCCTCATTCGCCAGCCGCGACGGCGCTACGGAAACGGGCGGGCTCATGGATCGCGTCCTCGTCTGCCGGATCGGCGTCCTCGGAGAGGTCGTGGGTGAATACGCGGGTGACGACGCTGTCCATCTCGAGGGCCAGTCGGTCGACCTTGCGCTCGAGCCAGTTCAGGACCACGACGACGGGCATGGCGACGGCGAGGCCGACCGCGGTGGTCAGGAGCGCCTCCCAGATACCGCCCGACAGGATCGCCGGGTCCACCTGGTTGCCCGCCGCCTCCAGCTGGCGGAACGCCTCGATCATGCCGAGCACGGTGCCGAACAGGCCGAGCAGCGGCGCGAGCGACGCGATCACCTCGAGCGGCCGGAACCACGACCGCAGCGCCGCCAGCACGTCGCGGCCGTAACGGACCACCTCCTCGCGCACCTTCGCTTCCGGGAGCCCCCGCCGCTGGCCGCGGATCGCCCGGATCAGGGCCTGGGCGACAGGGTTCCTCGCCCCGCGCAGCCGTTCCAGCGCCTGCGCCTCCCGGCCCGCGCGCCACAGCGCGAGCCCCTCGCGCGCCGCCGTGCGGTCGCCGAGCCCGAGGGCGCGAAACTGCATCAGCTTCACGAGCACGATGGCGAGCGCCACCACCGAGAGCGCGAGCAGGACGGCGACCACGGGCCCGCCGACCTGCAGGAGCTCGAGCGCGCGCTCCGTCACCCCGCCGGGCGCGTCGGCCAGCGCGGGCGCTCCTTCCGCCGCGCCGTCCGCAAGCGCCTGTCGCGCCGGCTGGGCGGCGTCGGCCGGGGCATCCGCCGGCTGCGATCCCTCCCCCGCCGAGGCGGGCGGGGTCTCCGGCGTGGAAGGCGGGGCGTCGGCGGTGCCGAATTCTTCGTTCATGCTGGACCGTTCTGGAGCAGGGGGCGAGCGGCGCGCCGCCACGCGCGCGGCGCTCTCGTCGAGACCGCCGGCGGCGGCCGGCGCGCGTCACTTCAGGAAGGGCACGGACCTGGTGCCGACGGCGATCTGCGAGAGGCAGTCCTCACGCGGTCCGCTCTCGCCTTCACAGGCGAGGACCTCGTTGAGGAGGACGCTGCCGACGCCCTCGCAGGTCACGTCGGTGAAGTCGAAGAGCTTGATGACCGTCTTGTCCCCGGGCAACGGCCCGAGCTGGATCGCGAGCCGTCGGGCGACGACGCCGTCGGTGTCGAGCGCGAACAGGTCCAGACGGAACGTTTCGAGCGCCGCGGAGCGGTTCTCGATCATCAGGTAGGCGCGGCAGGCGTCGCCGACCGTTTCGAGACGGTTGAGCTCGAGCCCGATCGGCCGGCCCTCGTCCTGCGCGATTGCGCCGCTCATGGCCGACGTCGAGATCCAGCATGCGCCGGCGGCGCCGAGGCAGAAGCGGAGGGAACGCTGTGCGACTGTTCTGATCATCGTCTCGAGCCGTGAAATTCGCAGAGGACGGCGTTGATCGCTTATTCCCGCGCTGGATGCAAGTGCAAGACAGAATTTTTGATACGTTCCAAAGTACACTGACGCTCATGACGAACCATCACGTCTCTGCAATCTCTTGCGTCACGAGACGATCTCTGCATGGATGCTCTCTCCGACCAGGACGAGGCGGCTCACGTCGAGGGCGGCCTCGTTCCCGGAGCGCCGACGTCTCGTTTGGAAGCAGTGTAAGCTGATATTCACGCGATTACGGCTCGGCGATGATCCACTCGTCTAGTCGCCGCCGCGGCGCAGGAGCAGCATGAGAAGTGGCGCGCCGACGAGTGCGGAGATCAAGCCGGCCGGCAATTGGTAGGGGAAGTCCATCACGCGGCCGAGCCAGTCGGCGACGACCATGAGCCCGGCGCCTGCGAGCGCCGCGCCCGCGACCTGTGGCAGGCCGCGGGCGAGGCCGAGCTCCCGGGTGACGTGCGGCGCCATGAGGCCGACGAAGCTCAGAGGCCCGACGACGAGCGTCGCGGTCGCCGTGCACGACGCCGCGAGCACCAGGAGCGCCGCACGCGTCGTGGCCAGCCGCAATCCCAGCCCCGCTGCGGCCGCCGGGCCGAGAACGAGAAGGTCCAGCCATCGGCGGGCCAGGAGCGTCGACGACAGGAGCAAGCCCGCGAGCCCGGCGGTCATGAGCGCCGACGAGGCGTCCACGCCGGAGGTCGAGCCGCTGATCCAACGCAGGACCTGAAGGGCGCGTGGGTCTCCCGTCGCCGCGAGCGCGCCGGCGATCGCGTCGACGAAGGCGCTCAGCGCGATGCCGGCGAGGAGCACACGCTCGGGCGCGAAGCCGGAGCGACGCCCGAAGGCGAAGATCGCGACGAGAACGACGAGGGCGGCGAGAAAGGCGGCGCCGATCTGCCCGCCGGAACCGAGCGTCGGCGCGAGGAAGATCGCAAGGGTGACGCCGAGGGTCGCTCCCGCGCTGATGCCCAGGATCTCGGGGCTCGCCATCGGGTTCGCCGTCAGCCTCTGCAGGATGGCTCCCGCGCAGGCGAGAAGGACACCTGCGGCGCCCGCCGCGACCACGCGGGGCCAGCGCCAAGGCAGGACCGAGGCCCAGTCCTCCGCGGCCAGGATGGCCCAGCTCCCGTCCGGAGCGCGCCCGACGACCAGCGCGCCGGCCACGACGAGGCCGAGGACGCCGGCGAGCGGCGCCAGAAGGCGCGAGGGTCGGACGCGCCGGCGCGCGGACACGCCGCCGGCGTCGAGCGCGCTCCCGGCGAGGCTGCGCAGGCGCGGCAGGAGAAAGAGGAGGAGCGGCGAGCCGAGGAGCGCCGTGACGGCGCCCGTCGGGACGAATTGCCCGATGGAGCCCGCGAGCGCCTGCACCGCTTCGTCGGTGAGCCACAGGAGGCTTCCCCCGATGAGCGGCGACCAGACGAGCCGCGCCCGCAGGCTCCGCGCCCCGGCGAGCCGCGCGATGGCCGGGGCGACGAGGCCGACGAATCCGATCACGCCGACGGCGCTGGTCACGAAGGCGGCGAGGGCGACGGCGACGGCGATCCCCGAGACGCGCACGGCGCGCACCGGCACGCCGAGCGCGCGCGCGCCTCCCTCGTCGAGATCGAGCAGCGCGAGCGGCCGCACGAGAAGCGCGGCCAGGACCACGAGGACGGCGATCCGCGCCAGCAGGGAGACCGGAACGCTCCAGTCCTGCTGCGCCAGGGATCCGCCGCCCCAGATGAACAGGCTGACCAGGTAGCGGTCGTTCATCAGCACCAGGAGCGCGGCCAGCGCCCCGCAATACAGGCTGGCGACGAGACCGGCGAGCACGAGCGCGAACGGCGAGTAGCCGCGACGGGACACCAGCGCCAGGACGACCGTCATGGTCAGTGCGCTTCCGGCGAGCGCGACGAGATCGCGCCCGAACCCGAGGAGCAGCGGGAACCAGAGGGTCGCGACGGCGAGGGCGAGATTCGCGCCGGCGGAGACGCCGAGCGTCGTCGGAGAGGCGAGCGGATTGCGCAGGACCTGCTGCAGGATCGCGCCCGCGAGCGCCAGGGCGGCGCCGGAAAGGATCGCCGTGGCGATGCGCGGCAGCCGCGCGTGCAGCAGCAGCATGCGCGCCATGTCGTAGCCGGCCGCAGGCTCGCGAAGCGCCATGAGCTGCGGCCAGAGCAGGACGAGAGCGAGGCCGAGCGCGGCCGTCCCGAGCGCGCCGGCCACGACGCCCGGATGGATGCGCGGCGTCGTAACCATCACGCGCGCCTCGTCAGGTGCTCGGTGAGGAGCCGCGCGAAGCGGAGGGCGGACGGCACCATGCCGAACATCAGAACGCCCGGGAGCGTCGACACGCGGTTCTCCCGGACGAAGGGCAAGGCCCGCCACAGCGGGCTCGCCCGCAGCGTCGGCAGGATCGCGGGCGGGACGGGCTCGAAGGCGACGAGGGCGGCTGCGTCCGGGACGCGGGACAGCTCCTCGATGCCGATCGTCCGGAAGCCCCAGAAGTTCGTCGGCCCGCTCCAGGCGTTGACGAGGCCGAGCCGATCGAGAACGTCTTGATAGAGTCCGTGGCGCCCGAACACCCGCGCGTGCCGCGCGTCCATGAAGTTGACGAGAGCGAGCGGCGGCACGGCGATCCCGGCGAGGCGCGCGCGGAGCGCCGCGAAGGTGGCGTCGGCCTCGGCGAGGAACGCTCGCGCCGCGTCGATCCGGCCGATGCGGGCGGCGAGCTCGAGCGTCTGCGCCTCGGCGCGGGCCAGCGGCCGGCCGTCCTCGGCGTAGATCGTCAGCGTCATGACGGGCGCGATGCGCTCCAGCGTCGGCGCGAGCGGCGCGAGATAGGGCGTCAGCAGTATCAGTTCGGGCCGGATCGCGGCGAGCAGCTCCATGTTCGGCTCGAGATCGTCGCCGAGGTCGACGATGCCGGCGGGCAGCGCAGGGTCGACGACCCAGACGTCCCAGTCCGCCGCGTCGGCCACGGCGACGGGCGGCAGGCCCAGCGCGAGCAGGGTGGTCGCCGCGCCGTAGTCGAGCGAGGCGATCCGCTCGGGGCTCGAGGCGCGGGCGAGCGTGGCGGCGGGCGTCGCGAGCACGCAGCCGAGCGCCTTCAGGAGCCCGCGTCGGCACGGCTCCGGGCGGAGCGTCCGGTCAGAGCGCATAGGCCACCGGATCGCCGGACGCCTCGTTCGCGACGACCGCCATCGGCACGCCGTAGACGCGGTGAAGCACGGCGGGCTCCACGACGGCGCGAGGCGTTCCCTGCGCGATCAGCCGCCCTTGTTTCAGCGCGACGATGCGGTCGCAGAACCGCGCCGCCATGTTGAGGTCGTGGAGCACCACGATCACGCACAGACCGCGCTCGTGGCACAGCCTGCGCAGGAGCGCTAGGATCTCGATCTGATGAGCGATGTCGAGGGCCGAGATCGGCTCGTCCAGCAACAGGCAGCGCGCGTCCTGGGCGACCAGCATCGCGATCCAGGCCCGCTGCCGCTCTCCGCCCGAGAGCGTGTCGACCATGCGGTCGTGCAGACCGTCGAGGCGGGTGAGCGCCAGCGCCTCCTCGACCTTCATGCGATCCCGCGCGCCGAAGCGACCGAGGGCGCCGTGCCAGGGATAGCGTCCGTGCGCGACGAGCTCGCGGACCGTCAGGCCGAGGCCACGCGGCGTCTCCTGCGCCAGGAACGCGACCTCGCGCGCGAAGGCGCGGGCGGGCCATCGCGCGAGCTCCAGGCCGCGAAGGCGCGCCTCGCCGGCGGTCGGCGCGATCTGCCGCGCCAGCAGCTTCAGGAGCGTGCTCTTGCCGGACCCGTTGTGGCCGACGACGGCGCTCGCCTCGCCGGCCGCGAATGCGAGGTCGAGCGGGTGCAGAAGCACCCGCTCCTCCACGCGGTACGCGAGGCCGCGGGTCCTCAGCGCCTCGTCCGAGGCCGGCCTCGTGTCGAGATCGTCGGACACCATGTCACCAGCGGTACCGAAGGCTGCCGATGATCGTGCGCCCCTCGTCCCGATAGCAGTAGCCCGCCGAGCACGTCGTGCCACGCTCGTCCAGGATGTTGCGCGCGTTGACCTGGAGCCTGAGCCCCTCGAGCTGCGGATTGCGAGCGCCGAAATCGTAGTGCAGCGCGCCGTCGACGAAGATACGGTCGTCGTTGACGATCGTGTTCGCGTCGTTGCCGAAGCTCTCGCCGACATAGCGAAGCCCCAGCGCCCCACCGAGCCCGGCCGCCGCGCCGCCCTGGAGCGTGTAGTCGCCCCAGATCGAGAAGGTGTGCGCGGGCGTCGCGTTCAACGTATTGCCGGTGAAGCCCGCCTTGCTGTCTCGGATCTCCATGTCGACGTACGCGTAGGAGGCGATCAGGTCCAAGCCGTTCCGCAGGCTCGCGTTCGCCTCGATCTCGAAGCCCCGCGAGCGCAGGCTGCGGTTGACGAGCGTATTGACGGGGCCGCTTCCCGTATCGATCACCTCGAACACGACCGCGTCCTGCTGCTCGATGTCGAACAGCGCCGCGGTGAGCACGGCGTTGTAGCCGGGGACCATGTACTTGAGGCCGATCTCCTTCTGCTCGCCGATCGTGGGGTTCGCCGGGCTGCCGTTCAGGAGGGTTCCGACGTTCGGCGTGAAGGAGGTGGTCCAGTTGGCGTAGGGCACGAGCCCGAACGACGTCTCGTAGGACAGGCCGACGCGCCAGGACGTCTGCTGCTCGTCCTGCGTGATCGTCGTCGTCGCGTTGCGCGTCTCGCCTTCGAGCCAGTCGTGCCGCGCGCCGAGCGTCAGGTGGAAGTCGTTCCAGGCGATCTGGTCCGACACGTAGACGCCGACCTGCTCGAGCTTCTGCGCCGAGTTGAAGCGCAGCGGCAAGGTCTGCCCCTCCGACGGGAGCGCGGCGAACGGGTTCTGGTACTGATCGAAGGCGATGCGCCCGTAATCGAGGCCGACGATCAGGCGATGCTCGATGTCCCCGAGGGTGAACTCGGACAGCAGCTGGTTGTCGACCACCAGCGTTTCGGACTCCTCCGCATTGCGGCCGGCGAACTGCGTCAGTCCTGCCCCGGCATCATACCAGAAGGCGTACTCGAGGTCGTTGTCGAGCCACGTATAGCGGAAGTTCTGCCGCAGCGTGAAGGTATCGTTCAGCCGATGCTCCAGCTCGTAGCCTGCGCGCGCCTGCTGTTGGCCGAAATCGTTGAACGACCGGGCGCCGCTGTAGAGATCGGTGATGCCGTCGGCGTCGTTGTAGAACGCCGCGGTTCCGCCGAGCGTCGAGTCCATGTACTCGGTCAGCACGGTCAGCTTCGTGTCGGCGGTCGGCCTCCAGGTGAAGGCGGGGGCGATGTAAGCCCGGTCGTTCGGGAAGCCCGGCAGCACCGTCTCGCTGTCGCGCAGGAGGCCCGTCAGCCGATAGAGAAGCGTGCCGTTCGCGTCCACGGGGCCGGAGATGTCGAAGTTTCCCTGGTAGCGATCATGGCTTCCCGGCTGGATCTCGACCTCGCGGAACGCGGACTCGGTCGGCCGCTTCGTCATCAGATCGACGAGCCCGCCGGCATTGGAGGCGCCGTAGAGCGCCGAGGCCGGGCCCTTCAGGACGGTGATGCCCTCGAGCCCGTAGGGCTCTTGGCGATACAGGCCGGTGGGGCTGTTGTATTGCCGCAGCCCGTCCCTGAAGATGCCGGAATAGGTCGCCTCGAAGCCGCGGATGAAGAAGGCGTCGAAGCGGGGATCGAAGCCGTAGGCGCCGACGCGCACGCCAGGCACGTACTCGACCGCCTCCTGCAGCGTCCTCGGGTTCTGATCGTCCAGCTGCCGCTCGGTCACCGTCGAGATCGCCTGCGGCACCCGGATCAGAGGCGTGTCGATCTTCGAGCCGATCCGCCCGCTCGTCGCCACGTAGCCGTCCTGGACGAGGATGTCGTCGCTCTCGGCCTCCACCACGATCTGATCCAGGACGATGGTGTCCTGCGCGAGGGCCGGCATGAAAGGCGTCGCGATCGCCGTGGCGCCCATCAACGCACTCGAGGTTATTCTTCTTCTTTTCGACTCCGAACTCACGACTCGCACCTTTTTCGATTGCATGAACAGACGCATGACCAGCGTCGGGCCGGCATGGCTGGAAGCGCATTCGAGCCATGAAGCGCTTAGTAGAAAAGGCCGATTTTCAAGTCAACGCGCAATCTATCGAAAACTCTGTAGTTTATAACTCGTCGAAACAGGATTTGCCACGATGTAATCGACGACGATATGATTAGAATCGATAGACACTGGACTCGAAAGCCGTGAGTTTTCAGTGTGGATGGGTGCCGAGGTCTTGCGCCGATCGGCGCGTGGCCCCGGACTAGAACGCCTTGCATGTGCGGAGTTCCGCCTCACGCAGGGGGGGAACCCGCATTGGAGCCGACAGACACCGCTCGGCGGGCATGCTGCTCGAGGCGATCGGCGCGCGGGCGAGACGGGCGCCGAGGGGCGGGGTCGGTATCCGCGATCCGGATCGGCTCGGCGCGATCGGGGCGGGTTTCGCCCTCGGCGTCGAGGCGGCGCGCCTGCAGATTGAGGGCGAGGCCCTCGTCCGGATCGCCGAGCCGGGCGGAGCCTTCCGCCGCGAGCGTCACGGGCTCGCCGAGCACGGTCGCGCCGAGGCTCAGGCGATCGAGACGGAAACGGCGGCCGACCGTCGCCCGGCCGCCGCGACGCGGGCGATTCGAGGGTTCCGCGCCCGCTTCACGGACGATCGGCTCTCCATCCCGGACGGCGGATCATTCTCCGATCTCGGCAGACGGCGTAGACGGAGAGCCTGAAGCACGGGCGCGCAGAGCGGACACCCCAGAAGGGCGAAGAAGACGCTCACGAAGTGGACGACCGAGATCGCCGACCGGCTCGCCATGCTCGCGGGAACCGGGCGGGTCCGTCTCTACGGCTGCCGCCACGCGGCCGCGACCTTCGCGGTCGAGCCCGACGCGCGGATCCGGCGGCCGAGGGCATCGTCGATCCGGGCTGGTTCCTGGTCGAGAAGGCCGTCGGGGCCGACCACACCCGGTATTTCTGACGTCTCGAGGGGAGACGAGCCATGACCATGACCGCCACACCCCGAACGCGAGCGCGTCCCGACGCGGCCGCCGCAGCGCGGCGCGCGTTCGCCGCGATCGCCGGGATGCTCGCCCGCTTCGCCGCGGAGGTCGCCCGGCGCCGCCGCGACGCGGCAGCCCGCGCCGCGCTCGAAGGGATGGACGACAAGATGCTGGCCGACATCGGCCTCTCGCGCGCGGACATCGCCTACCGCGTTCTCGAGGGGCGCGACCCGGGGACGTCGCCGCGCGGGTGGCGCTCTCGGGCACGATGATCGCCGCGGCGCGGGAGGCCGCCCGCCCCGGGCCGCCTCCGGCGATCAGGTCTGGCGCCGGTCCTGCCGGAGCTCCTGCCGGCCCGCCTGGCGCCAGTACGCCGGAGCGAGACCCGTCGCGCGCTTGAACGCGCGGCTGAAGGACGCCTCGGATTCGTAGCCGACCTCGTTCGCGATCTGCGCGAGCGTGGCCGCCCCTTCGCCGACCAGGCTCGCCGCGCGCTGCATCCGCCAAGCGGCGAGGTAGGCCATCGGCGGCATGCCGAGGAGGGCGCTGAACCGCTCGGCGAGGACGGTCCGCGACAGGCCAACCTCGCGCGCGAGCTCGGCCACGGTCCAGTCGCGGGCGCAATCGCGGTGGAGCAGCCGCAGCGCCCGACCGACGGCCGGGTCGCGCAGGCCGGCGAGCCAGCCGTCGGCGCTCGCGGGCATGCTCGCGGCGTATCGCCGGACGACCTCGATGAAGATCAGCTCGCTCAGCTTCACCAGCACGCCGTCGCTGCCGGCGCTCTTCGCGTCG comes from Salinarimonas sp. and encodes:
- a CDS encoding TonB family protein: MMETGPRQWVPALLGAALIHAGIAAAILWQAPRSGAQSADLGGFEVALVPAGDAAGGEVPPIAAIDEAATIDAPPDDATDTPPEEAEVVEDAPEAEPVEDAPEAEPVQVAEAVEVVDAGQQAQPVNPAPVEAVATAEPARAAQLVAPQESEPLSTTEVVEAVAVPAQAAAIVEADVADPVSPDAIPVAEAVSPRPSQAEAVDAAETVAIEAFVEEADALEPEPEEAAPVPPPPATAEVVAAAAVATAEVALPTPPARPNDLPQVARAEPERRAAPQRRAAPERRAAQAAAAAPSRQSVSGAGARADPSAIRRYSAELAAALRARMRYPDAARARRIEGVATVRFTIDASGRVVRSSLVGSAGDESLDRAALATVRPGASLPAPPRSHQGSVTVSVPLRFSIR
- a CDS encoding biopolymer transporter ExbD — translated: MLFEPPRPRNDEERVLPLINVVFLLLIFFMLAGRLATSDPFEIAPPRSASEGPAETGDLLVLVGADGELALDGARVEEAALRAAVAERLAGDAEAQVRLKADGRAEATAVVAVMELLREAGVERLRLLTVPGGGDVGR
- a CDS encoding biopolymer transporter ExbD, yielding MSPPVSVAPSRLANEAGAPQGRRRALISLTPLIDVVFILLVFFMLTSSFLDWRSIELDAPARAAAGTSVEGALLVEIRPDGVRLAGATVSLETLGERVAARLAAKPEQRVVVEPAPGVSLQEAVRVLDGLAVIGVADLSLIRDRRR
- a CDS encoding MotA/TolQ/ExbB proton channel family protein, translated to MNEEFGTADAPPSTPETPPASAGEGSQPADAPADAAQPARQALADGAAEGAPALADAPGGVTERALELLQVGGPVVAVLLALSVVALAIVLVKLMQFRALGLGDRTAAREGLALWRAGREAQALERLRGARNPVAQALIRAIRGQRRGLPEAKVREEVVRYGRDVLAALRSWFRPLEVIASLAPLLGLFGTVLGMIEAFRQLEAAGNQVDPAILSGGIWEALLTTAVGLAVAMPVVVVLNWLERKVDRLALEMDSVVTRVFTHDLSEDADPADEDAIHEPARFRSAVAAGE
- a CDS encoding Tat pathway signal protein yields the protein MSGAIAQDEGRPIGLELNRLETVGDACRAYLMIENRSAALETFRLDLFALDTDGVVARRLAIQLGPLPGDKTVIKLFDFTDVTCEGVGSVLLNEVLACEGESGPREDCLSQIAVGTRSVPFLK
- the fhuB gene encoding Fe(3+)-hydroxamate ABC transporter permease FhuB; this encodes MVTTPRIHPGVVAGALGTAALGLALVLLWPQLMALREPAAGYDMARMLLLHARLPRIATAILSGAALALAGAILQQVLRNPLASPTTLGVSAGANLALAVATLWFPLLLGFGRDLVALAGSALTMTVVLALVSRRGYSPFALVLAGLVASLYCGALAALLVLMNDRYLVSLFIWGGGSLAQQDWSVPVSLLARIAVLVVLAALLVRPLALLDLDEGGARALGVPVRAVRVSGIAVAVALAAFVTSAVGVIGFVGLVAPAIARLAGARSLRARLVWSPLIGGSLLWLTDEAVQALAGSIGQFVPTGAVTALLGSPLLLFLLPRLRSLAGSALDAGGVSARRRVRPSRLLAPLAGVLGLVVAGALVVGRAPDGSWAILAAEDWASVLPWRWPRVVAAGAAGVLLACAGAILQRLTANPMASPEILGISAGATLGVTLAIFLAPTLGSGGQIGAAFLAALVVLVAIFAFGRRSGFAPERVLLAGIALSAFVDAIAGALAATGDPRALQVLRWISGSTSGVDASSALMTAGLAGLLLSSTLLARRWLDLLVLGPAAAAGLGLRLATTRAALLVLAASCTATATLVVGPLSFVGLMAPHVTRELGLARGLPQVAGAALAGAGLMVVADWLGRVMDFPYQLPAGLISALVGAPLLMLLLRRGGD
- a CDS encoding ABC transporter substrate-binding protein translates to MRSDRTLRPEPCRRGLLKALGCVLATPAATLARASSPERIASLDYGAATTLLALGLPPVAVADAADWDVWVVDPALPAGIVDLGDDLEPNMELLAAIRPELILLTPYLAPLAPTLERIAPVMTLTIYAEDGRPLARAEAQTLELAARIGRIDAARAFLAEADATFAALRARLAGIAVPPLALVNFMDARHARVFGRHGLYQDVLDRLGLVNAWSGPTNFWGFRTIGIEELSRVPDAAALVAFEPVPPAILPTLRASPLWRALPFVRENRVSTLPGVLMFGMVPSALRFARLLTEHLTRRA
- a CDS encoding ATP-binding cassette domain-containing protein, translating into MVSDDLDTRPASDEALRTRGLAYRVEERVLLHPLDLAFAAGEASAVVGHNGSGKSTLLKLLARQIAPTAGEARLRGLELARWPARAFAREVAFLAQETPRGLGLTVRELVAHGRYPWHGALGRFGARDRMKVEEALALTRLDGLHDRMVDTLSGGERQRAWIAMLVAQDARCLLLDEPISALDIAHQIEILALLRRLCHERGLCVIVVLHDLNMAARFCDRIVALKQGRLIAQGTPRAVVEPAVLHRVYGVPMAVVANEASGDPVAYAL
- a CDS encoding TonB-dependent siderophore receptor: MRLFMQSKKVRVVSSESKRRRITSSALMGATAIATPFMPALAQDTIVLDQIVVEAESDDILVQDGYVATSGRIGSKIDTPLIRVPQAISTVTERQLDDQNPRTLQEAVEYVPGVRVGAYGFDPRFDAFFIRGFEATYSGIFRDGLRQYNSPTGLYRQEPYGLEGITVLKGPASALYGASNAGGLVDLMTKRPTESAFREVEIQPGSHDRYQGNFDISGPVDANGTLLYRLTGLLRDSETVLPGFPNDRAYIAPAFTWRPTADTKLTVLTEYMDSTLGGTAAFYNDADGITDLYSGARSFNDFGQQQARAGYELEHRLNDTFTLRQNFRYTWLDNDLEYAFWYDAGAGLTQFAGRNAEESETLVVDNQLLSEFTLGDIEHRLIVGLDYGRIAFDQYQNPFAALPSEGQTLPLRFNSAQKLEQVGVYVSDQIAWNDFHLTLGARHDWLEGETRNATTTITQDEQQTSWRVGLSYETSFGLVPYANWTTSFTPNVGTLLNGSPANPTIGEQKEIGLKYMVPGYNAVLTAALFDIEQQDAVVFEVIDTGSGPVNTLVNRSLRSRGFEIEANASLRNGLDLIASYAYVDMEIRDSKAGFTGNTLNATPAHTFSIWGDYTLQGGAAAGLGGALGLRYVGESFGNDANTIVNDDRIFVDGALHYDFGARNPQLEGLRLQVNARNILDERGTTCSAGYCYRDEGRTIIGSLRYRW
- a CDS encoding DUF1127 domain-containing protein codes for the protein MTMTATPRTRARPDAAAAARRAFAAIAGMLARFAAEVARRRRDAAARAALEGMDDKMLADIGLSRADIAYRVLEGRDPGTSPRGWRSRAR